From the Notolabrus celidotus isolate fNotCel1 chromosome 12, fNotCel1.pri, whole genome shotgun sequence genome, one window contains:
- the hacl1 gene encoding 2-hydroxyacyl-CoA lyase 1, translating into MDDVTGAQLIAESLKSQKVEYMFGIVGVPIIEVAMAAQAAGIKYVGMRNEQAACYAASAVGYLTGRPGACLVVSGPGLIHALGGMANANVNCWPVVVVGGSSDQNQETAGAFQEFPQVEACRLYSKFSARPSSLEAIPSVIEKAVRTSMYGRPGACYVDIAGDMVNAKVDRSRVRVTTCCPSPPVSLADHNAVSEAITVLQNSKRPLIIIGKGAAYGRAEAALKEFVEVSGLPFLPTPMGKGVLPDDHYNCVAAARSRALLKADVVLLLGARLNWILHFGMPPRFDPDVKIIQVDLCPEEMGNNVRPAVALLGDINAIVTQLLERVHKDGWKYPSNTEWWSTLRDKIATNAKISKEMALQPAVPMNYYTVFHHVSQLLPHDCIIVSEGANTMDIGRTMLNNYLPRHRLDAGTFGTMGVGLGFAIAAAAVDRSENKGQRIVCVEGDSAFGFSGMEVETMCRYNLPVIIIVVNNNGIYSGVDPETWKEMEKMGDLTTIAPPVTLLPEARYDEVMTAFGGRGFLVRTVEELRSALQLSLSGWEKPSLLNVLIDPSSDRKQQEFPWLTRSNL; encoded by the exons ATGGACGACGTGACAGGAGCTCAGCTTATTGCTGAGTCTCTAAAGTCTCAG AAAGTGGAGTACATGTTTGGGATAGTTGGTGTCCCTATCATTGAAGTGGCCATGGCTGCTCAGGCTGCAGGGATCAAATATGTGGGAATGCGAAACGAACAGGCG GCATGTTATGCAGCATCAGCTGTTGGATATCTCACTGGAAG ACCAGGTGCCTGTCTGGTGGTGTCTGGTCCTGGACTCATTCATGCTTTGGGTGGAATGGCCAATGCCAACGTGAACTGCTG GCctgtagttgttgttggagGGTCCTCAGATCAAAACCAGGAAACCGCAGGTGCCTTTCAGGAGTTTCCTCAG GTGGAAGCATGTCGTCTTTATAGCAAGTTCTCTGCTAGACCCAGCAGTCTGGAGGCCATCCCTTCAGTGATAGAGAAG GCAGTCCGCACAAGCATGTATGGACGTCCAGGTGCCTGTTATGTGGACATTGCAGGGGACATGGTCAATGCTAAAGTGGACAGGAGCAGAGTCAG GGTTACAACCTGTTGTCCATCTCCTCCGGTGAGTTTGGCTGACCACAATGCTGTCTCTGAGGCCATCACTGTGTTGCAAAATTCTAAAAGACCACTGATCATCATTGGCAAAG GAGCAGCGTATGGCCGAGCAGAAGCTGCTCTGAAGGAGTTTGTGGAAGTGAGTGGTCTGCCATTTCTACCCACCCCTATGGGGAAAGGTGTCTTACCTGATGATCACTACAACTGTGTAGCTGCTGCCCGATCCAG AGCTCTCCTCAAGGCTgatgttgtgcttttgcttgGAGCCAGGCTGAACTGGATCCTCCATTTTGGCATGCCACCTCGATTTGACCCAGATGTCAAGATAATCCAG GTTGACCTTTGTCCTGAGGAGATGGGGAACAATGTGAGGCCTGCTGTCGCTCTCCTGGGAGACATCAATGCTATTGTCACTCAG CTTTTGGAGCGTGTCCATAAAGATGGCTGGAAATATCCCTCTAATACAGAGTGGTGGAGCACGCTAAGGGACAAAATTGCTACGAATGCAAAAATATCAAAG GAAATGGCGCTTCAACCTGCAGTGCCCATGAACTACTACACAGTGTTTCATCATGTCTCCCAGCTGTTGCCACATGACTGCATCATTGTCAGCGAGGGTGCAAACACTATGGACATAGGCCGTACCATGTTGAACAACTACCTTCCTCGACACAG GTTGGATGCTGGTACCTTCGGAACCATGGGTGTAGGTCTTGGTTTTGCTATCGCAGCAGCTGCTGTGGACAGAAGTGAGAACAAAGGCCAAAGGATAGTCTGTGTGGAAGGAGACAGCGCTTTTGGCTTTTCTGGCATGGAGGTTGAAACCATGTGCAG GTATAATCTACCTGTGATCATCATCGTGGTCAACAATAATGGTATTTACAGTGGAGTGGATCCTGAGACGTggaaagaaatggaaaaaatggGAGATCTCACCACCAT AGCCCCTCCTGTGACCCTCCTACCTGAGGCTCGCTATGACGAGGTCATGACAGCATTTGGAGGTCGAGGGTTCCTGGTGAGGACGGTGGAGGAGCTGCGCAGTGCTTTACAGCTCAGCCTGAGTGGCTGGGAGAAACCGAGTCTCCTGAACGTGCTCATCGACCCGTcttcagacagaaaacagcag gaaTTCCCCTGGCTCACTCGCTCCAACTTATAG
- the colq gene encoding acetylcholinesterase collagenic tail peptide codes for MWSSMTLLTLGLYLPLWFCYGLAQSSFLDSFISFPAALRPQEQQKRFNPCCLLSPPPPPLFPPPPSLWRRHAHIEGVSSKDGGSEPGNEDKGSACVRGLPGPAGPPGLQGPPGLPGIGGPKGEKGEIGRPGQKGRTGPPGLPGKQGPAGWPGPTGPKGEKGDSGLMGLPGARGPIGPRGLPGYKGEKGSRGDRGEGGVKGDKGAMGFPGMLGQKGEMGPKGEPGIPGNRGPTGRPGKRGKQGTKGDSGSVGPMGPAGPQGPAGHPGPPGSPATGLYMVGTKGARGPPGPPGKCNCGSLSSFPYDDYPSRGSYAKVPAIFVVSNEEELERLHTDNALAFRKDQRSLYFKDIDGWLPIQTFPFQLTPFQSMENAPDDEGYCGDGIVQISSGEECDDRNRVVTDGCVKCKHAYCGDGYRYEGSEECDGKDFGYQTCNSYLPGSYGHLKCTPYCVIDSTNCKYFT; via the exons ATGTGGAGCAGCATGACTCTTCTAACACTTGGACTGTATCTGCCTCTGTGGTTCTGCTATGGCCTGGCTCAGTCCTCTTTTCTGGACAGCTTTATTTCATTCCCAGCAG CTCTCAGACCCCAGGAGCAGCAGAAGAGGTTCAACCCATGCTGTTTACTGAGTCCGCCTCCACCCCCACTGTTTCCTCCACCCCCTTCACTTTGGCGCCGCCACGCTCAC ATTGAAGGTGTATCATCCAAAGATGGAGGGTCAGAGCCTGGCAATGAGGACAAAGGTTCTGCCTGTGTTCGAGGCCTTCCTGGGCCAGCTGGTCCTCCTGGCCTTCAG GGTCCACCTGGACTACCTGGGATAGGAGGGCCAAAGGGAGAAAAG GGAGAAATCGGAAGACCTGGGCAAAAG GGTCGGACGGGTCCTCCTGGACTTCCTGGGAAGCAGGGACCAGCCGGATGGCCAGGACCAACCGGACCCAAA GGGGAGAAAGGAGACTCCGGGCTGATGGGTTTGCCTGGAGCCAGAGGACCAATTGGGCCACGG GGCTTGCCTGGCTATAAAGGAGAAAAG GGCTCTCGAGGTGATCGTGGTGAGGGGGGAGTCAAAGGAGACAAG GGTGCAATGGGCTTCCCAGGAATGCTTGGACAGAAA ggTGAAATGGGTCCAAAGGGAGAACCTGGAATACCAGGAAACAGAGGACCCACTGGGCGACCAGGGAAGAGAGGCAAGCag GGAACGAAAGGAGACTCAGGCAGTGTAGGTCCCATGGGACCTGCAGGCCCACAGGGACCTGCCGGCCACCCTGGCCCTCCTGGTTCACCTGCCACAG GCCTGTACATGGTGGGGACGAAGGGTGCACGAGGTCCACCAGGGCCTCCTGGAAAGTGTAACTGCGGCTCCCTCAGCAGTTTTCCTTATGATGATTATCCGTCCAGAGGAAGCTATGCCAAAGTACCAGCG ATATTCGTCGTGAGTAATGAGGAAGAACTGGAGCGTCTTCACACAGATAACGCTCTTGCGTTCCGCAAAGATCAGAGATCTCTCTATTTCAAAGACATCGATGGCTGGCTGCCAATCCAG ACTTTCCCATTCCAGCTGACGCCGTTCCAGTCCATGGAAAATGCTCCTGATGATGAAGGTTACTGCGGTGATGGGATTGTGCAGATTTCCAGTGGAGAGGAGTGTGACGACAGAAACCGAGTCGTCACTGACGGCTGCGTCA AGTGTAAACACGCCTACTGTGGAGACGGTTACCGCTATGAGGGGTCCGAGGAGTGTGATGGAAAGGACTTTGGATACCAAACCTGTAATTCATATCTTCCAGG GTCATATGGTCACCTCAAGTGCACACCGTACTGTGTTATTGACTCAACAAACTGCAAGTACTTCACTTGA
- the plekha8 gene encoding pleckstrin homology domain-containing family A member 8 translates to MEGMLYKWTNYISGWQPRWFVLDGGTLSYYDSQEDAWKGCKGSIKISVCEIQVNSSDSTRVDLTIPGEQYFYLRAINAAERQKWLVALGTAKACLTDNRTKREKELQENTEALKTKMSELRLYCDLLLQQVNKIKENDELGDTAEPGIDTGNMVKSTCTTFLKTLEECMQIANRTFSGDMTTQSPPGSPPVAAIKPQKIKPVNHLNQNPGEKWRDLPEHSEEVIAHDNQSLDSGAEGPDEPDGPDPHSSLSESEAANGNSSVHEEQSDPSLDTTQTASEIEHYEQPEEGGDKSEEEDDEKETEKEEQHKLDQSQEHDNNNEEEVDAVQPQHQLKAALDQDEAEQEGETSRDLTEQEDTEQVDTFFSTMSHRFSDIRLDDDNGIPTQEFLDSCYAIVPVLDKLGSTVFAPVKMDFVGNIKKIHQKLMSDPDGFPTLQSIVLHEVHTDVAKVRNSATEALLWLRRGLKFLKEFLSEVNAGVQDIQGALNNAYGKTLRQYHGWVVRGVFALALRAAPSYQSFSAALVSNEGDELKSGFTSGVHRDLGVYLPAMEKQLAILDALYEEYTLESDEVV, encoded by the exons atgGAAGGAATGCTATATAAATGGACCAACTACATAAGCG GATGGCAGCCTCGCTGGTTTGTGCTAGATGGAGGAACTTTGTCTTACTATGACTCCCAAGAGGATGCCTGGAAAGGTTGCAAGGGCAGCATTAAGATTTCAGTTTGTGAAATCCAAG TTAATTCATCTGACTCTACACGAGTTGACCTGACCATACCAGGAGAGCAGTACTTTTACCTCAGAGCCATCAATgctgcagagaggcagaaatGGCTGGTGGCACTGGGAACAGCCAAAGCCTGCCTTACAGAcaacagaacaaagagagaaaagg AACTCCAAGAGAACACAGAGGCACTGAAAACTAAGATGTCAGAGCTCAGATTGTACTGTGACCTTCTCCTACAGCAAGTGAACAAAATCAAGGAGAATGATGAGCTAGGAGACACAGCGGAG CCCGGCATAGACACTGGAAACATGGTGAAGTCTACATGCACCACTTTCCTTAAGACTCTAGAAGAATGCATGCAGATAGCAAATCGTACTTTCAGTGGGGATATGACAACGCAGAGTCCACCAGGATCTCCTCCAGTAGCAGCCATCAAACCTCAGAAG ATTAAACCTGTCAATCATTTAAATCAGAATCCAGGAGAAAA atgGAGAGATTTGCCTGAACACTCAGAAGAGGTAATTGCACATGACAACCAGAGCCTTGACTCTGGAGCAGAGGGACCAGATGAGCCTGATGGACCAGATCCCCATTCTTCCCTCTCAG AAAGCGAAGCAGCAAACGGCAACAGCTCAGTCCACGAGGAGCAGAGTGACCCTTCATTAGACACTACCCAGACCGCCTCTGAGATCGAACACTACGAGCAACCAGAAGAGGGGGGTGACAAaagtgaagaggaagatgatgaaaaggagacagaaaaggAGGAGCAGCACAAACTGGACCAAAGTCAGGAGCACGACAACAACAACGAGGAGGAAGTGGACGCTGTGCAGCCTCAGCACCAACTCAAAGCTGCTCTGGACCAAGACGAGGCTGAACAGGAAGGAGAGACTTCCAGAGATTTAACAGAGCAGGAGGACACAGAGCAGGTGGACACTTTCTTCAGCACAATGAGTCACAG atttagtgATATAAGACTGGACGACGACAATGGTATCCCTACTCAAGAGTTTTTGGACTCATGCTATGCAATAGTGCCTGTATTAG ACAAACTGGGGTCCACAGTGTTTGCACCAGTAAAAATGGATTTTGTTGGAAATATCAAG AAAATCCACCAGAAGCTGATGTCCGACCCCGACGGCTTCCCCACGCTACAGTCCATCGTTCTTCATGAAGTCCACACCGATGTCGCCAAGGTGCGCAACTCGgctacagaggctctgctgtgGCTCCGACGAGGCCTGAAGTTCCTCAAAGAGTTTCTGTCAGAGGTCAACGCAGGAGTGCAAGACATCCAGGGAGCACTGA ATAACGCCTACGGAAAGACCCTCCGGCAGTACCATGGGTGGGTTGTGCGAGGCGTATTTGCT CTGGCCTTGCGAGCTGCCCCGTCATATCAAAGCTTCTCTGCCGCCCTGGTGTCAAACGAGGGCGACGAGCTGAAGAGCGGCTTCACCAGTGGCGTGCACAGAGACCTGGGAGTGTACCTTCCTGCTATGGAGAAGCAGCTGGCCATTCTAGATGCTCTGTATGAAGAGTACACCCTGGAGTCTGATGAAGTGGTGTGA
- the fkbp14 gene encoding peptidyl-prolyl cis-trans isomerase FKBP14, which produces MIFFSLFSILPSLVILVTGRKLPEPEVKIEVIHKPFICYRKSKYGDMLLVHYDGFLESNGTKFHSSRNEGDKNPVWFTLGMKEVLKGWDKGLKDMCIGERRKLTIPPSLAYGKEGKGKIPPSSTLIFDMELMDIQNGPRSHDSFREMDLNDDWKLDKQEVIEYLKKEFQKHGYSPNDTQHEVMVDDIFQNEDEDKDGFISAREFTYQHDEL; this is translated from the exons atgatatttttttcacttttttcgaTCCTTCCCTCTCTTGTTATACTTGTCACTGGGAGGAAACTGCCTGAGCCAGAAGTGAAAATTGAAGTTATACACAAACCCTTCATATGTTACCGTAAGTCAAAATATGGAGACATGCTTCTTGTGCATTACGACGGATTCTTGGAGAGCAATGGTACCAAGTTTCATTCAAG CCGTAACGAAGGGGACAAAAATCCAGTATGGTTTACTTTGGGGATGAAAGAGGTCCTCAAAGGCTGGGATAAGGGCCTCAAAGACATGTGCATAGGAGAGCGCAGGAAACTGACTATCCCTCCATCTCTGGCATATGGCAAGGAAGGAAAGG GAAAGATCCCTCCAAGCAGTACCCTCATTTTTGACATGGAGCTCATGGATATCCAAAATGGTCCCAGGTCACATGATTCTTTCAGGGAGATGGATCTCAATGATGACTGGAAACTTGACAAACAGGAG GTGATAGAGTATCTGAAGAAAGAATTCCAGAAACATGGATACTCGCCTAATGACACACAGCACGAAGTGATGGTGGATGACATCTTCCAAAATGAGGATGAAGATAAAGATGGTTTTATATCTGCGAGGGAATTTACCTACCAGCACGATGAACTCTGA